A single genomic interval of Lucilia cuprina isolate Lc7/37 chromosome 2, ASM2204524v1, whole genome shotgun sequence harbors:
- the LOC111676609 gene encoding ubiquitin conjugation factor E4 A: MANTDNPFAALLGEVKSGIDKNLIEEIFLFTLKKDQSSSTKRALLCLADVIVSDIGVGTEMGEELLGHAIFERLMLTDTKDYLVAGPQAEDALEIDTIIYLHRAFVACELARQRYPERGGECDKINSLIITNASTCMRQPDLYPGRSIWQQWKQLMENSENTDSTDVMDFLVQCIQKIYADDEPLEALGALKANFYPLLGKIQTDISQANLITLKKNVFWLLSFFVRDKRIPQLGDVLIDYTMPNPNTNGGAYMDTLFGHLFSLSIMPKNQNGPYEFFSELSLESKSSDPALWQCMSSHQNELFSLIKQLLVQSPTNKQKTLQWFAKCLHANVARGHLWNNLNAGLNNFVHQNASDAFMIGLTSVLLRLCAPLCEPSMKVLLVDPTYCAVPEDERQAKQVNMIKAFEETCLLPTEENTKRVTAEKFNFVTELFFLTHKAYELSYRASIERFTRMTRELQNLRTAYQDVANTDPNNDMAKNLLRMLKEQMQQYLCLRNCLMEPENDTAILKFFEASAVWLTEIALVSAEECDKQLKESHDFAPHTKFNRELPIKVEFVPDTLRCVPENIIDNIVAYLNFSRHFPPGQFIQMYPSSHDAFFKMIVLFMGSSELVKNPHLRAKLAEALEFFLPKRSTNGTFLTHVFDNHNERLKVVSSLLNVFVSIEMTGQSVQFEQKFNYRRPMYAIMEYLWSKEEYVQCFRDLATEAEANMEAIEPPLFLRFINLLINDAIFLLDESLNNLQQIRQLQEAQSNDEWTNLPHNERQQHLSNLHHLGMLARFDNILGRDTINVLKLITTEIKSIFCHNSMVDRITAMLNYFLLNLVGPQKEKFKVKDKKEFEFDPANTVLEICHIYINLSSSDNFCLAVSQDGRSYSSKLFSYAENILIRIGGGQLIGEMAEFAEKVQKMERQYKQEQEFMADAPDEYLDPIMSTLMLDPVILPSSNVTVDRSTIARHLLSDQTDPFNRAPLTMDKVKPNEALKQEIQNWLAEKRANIAAASVEKSNDATDAKS; the protein is encoded by the exons ATGGCAAATACTGACAATCCATTTGCTGCACTTTTGGGTGAAGTTAAATCTGGAATAGATAAAAATCTAATTGAGGAAATTTTCCTATTTACATTGAAAAAAGATCAATCATCGTCGACAAAGAGGGCTCTCTTATGTTTGGCTGATGTTATTGTTTCCGATATCGGCGTTGGCACCGAAATGGGTGAGGAACTTTTGGGTCATGCCATATTCGAGCGTTTGATGTTGACAGACACCAAAGACTACTTAGTTGCTGGTCCACAAGCAGAAGATGCTTTGGAAATTGATACTATAATATACCTGCACCGAGCATTTGTTGCTTGCGAACTAGCTAGACAAAGATACCCGGAGCGTGGTGGCGAATGCGACAAAATTAATTCACTTATTATAACAAATGCTAGCACTTGTATGCGTCAGCCAGATTTATATCCCGGCCGCAGTATTTGGCAGCAGTGGAAACAATTAATGGAAAATTCGGAAAACACGGATTCCACAGACGTTATGGATTTCTTGGTACAgtgtatacaaaaaatatatgctGACGATGAACCTCTCGAAGCACTGGGAGCTTTAAAAGCTAATTTTTATCCATTATTGGGTAAAATTCAGACAGATATTAGCCAAGCTAATTTAATAACAttgaagaaaaatgttttttggttATTAAGTTTCTTCGTACGCGACAAACGTATACCCCAACTGGGTGATGTTCTAATTGACTACACTATGCCTAATCCGAATACCAAtg GTGGTGCTTACATGGACACACTTTTCGGACATTTGTTTAGTTTATCGATTATGCCAAAAAACCAAAATGGACCTTATGAGTTTTTCAGTGAATTGAGTTTAGAATCGAAGAGCTCAGATCCCGCTTTATGGCAATGTATGTCTAGTCATCAAAATGAATTGTTTTCTCTCATAAAACAGCTGTTGGTGCAAAGTCCCACTAACAAACAGAAAACTCTTCAGTGGTTTGCTAAATGTTTGCATGCAAATGTTGCGCGTGGCCATCTTTGGAACAATTTGAATGCTGGCCTTAATAATTTTGTTCATCAAAATGCCAGTGATGCATTTATGATCGGACTGACCTCTGTTCTTTTGCGTTTATGTGCACCGCTTTGTGAGCCCTCGATGAAg GTGTTATTAGTTGATCCAACATACTGTGCTGTACCTGAAGATGAACGTCAAGCTAAACAAGTTAATATGATTAAAGCATTCGAAGAGACATGTTTACTGCCAACCGAGGAGAATACAAAACGTGTAACTGCAGAAAAATTCAACTTTGTAACCGAgctcttttttttaacacataaagcCTATGAGTTAAGTTATCGCGCTAGCATTGAACGTTTTACGAGAATGACACGGGAGCTTCAAAATTTACGAACAGCTTATCAGGATGTTGCCAATACTGATCCTAACAACGATATGGCCAAAAACTTGTTGCGCATGTTAAAGGAACAAATGCAACAGTATCTATGCTTGCGTAATTGTTTAATGGAACCAGAAAATGATACTGCCATTCTAAAGTTTTTTGAAGCCTCAGCTGTGTGGCTGACAGAAATTGCACTCGTTTCTGCCGAAGAATGTGATAAACAATTGAAGGAGAGTCATGATTTTGCACCCCACACAAAATTCAATAGGGAATTACCAATAAAAGTTGAATTTGTACCGGATACACTGCGTTGTGTACCAGAAAATATTATCGATAATATTGTGgcctatttaaattttagtcgTCATTTCCCTCCCGGTCAATTCATACAAATGTATCCCTCATCGCATGATGCCTTTTTTAAGATGATTGTCTTATTCATGGGCAGTTCCGAGTTGGTGAAGAATCCTCATTTACGAGCCAAATTGGCTGAAGCATTAGAGTTCTTTTTACCAAAGCGTTCCACAAATGGCACATTCCTTACGCATGTTTTTGATAATCATAACGAACGCTTAAAAGTTGTATCTAGTTTGCTAAATGTTTTCGTATCAATTGAAATGACTGGTCAATCGGTGCAGTTTGAACAAAAGTTCAATTACAGACGACCCATGTATGCCATTATGGAGTATTTGTGGAGTAAAGAAGAATACGTGCAATGTTTCCGTGATCTAGCAACAGAGGCTGAAGCTAATATGGAAGCAATTGAACCGCCATTATTTTtgcgttttataaatttattaataaacgaTGCCATCTTTTTATTGG ATGAATCTCTCAACAATCTACAACAAATTCGCCAATTGCAAGAGGCCCAAAGTAATGATGAATGGACCAATTTGCCACACAATGAACGACAACAACATCTTTCCAATTTACACCATCTGGGCATGCTGGCGCGTTTTGATAATATTCTTGGTCGCGATACCATAAATGTTCTAAAACTTATAACCACTGAAATCAAAAGTATATTTTGCCACAACAGCATGGTTGACCGTATAACTGCTAtgttaaactattttcttttaaatctggTCGGTCCACAAAAGGAGAAATTCAAGGTTAAGGACAAGAAAGAATTTGAATTTGATCCTGCCAATACAGTGTTGGAAATTtgtcatatttatattaatcttAGTAGTAGCGACAATTTCTGTTTGGCGGTTTCTCAGGATGGCCGCTCATACAGTTCGAAATTGTTTAGTTATgccgaaaatattttaatacgcATTGGTGGCGGCCAACTTATTGGAGAAATGGCAGAGTTTGCCGAAAAAGTACAGAAAATGGAAAGACAATATAAACAGGAGCAAGAATTTATGGCCGATGCACCAGATGAATACCTTGATCCTATCATGTCTACACTAATGTTGGATCCTGTCATTCTGCCCAGTTCTAATGTAACTGTTGATCGTTCTACTATTGCTCGCCATTTATTAAGCGATCAGACCGATCCGTTTAATCGTGCACCACTAACTATGGATAAAGTAAAGCCAAATGAAGCTCTTAAACAAGAAATACAAAACTGGTTAGCTGAAAAACGTGCTAACATAGCTGCAGCGTCTGTTGAAAAAAGCAATGATGCAACAGATGCCAAaagttga